The following proteins are co-located in the Desulfovibrio inopinatus DSM 10711 genome:
- the rplU gene encoding 50S ribosomal protein L21, translating into MYAIIETGGKQFRVEEGLKIDVEKLAAEPGGEIVLDKVLFLDKDGGPLVGEPYLEGAKVTCEVVEHGRGKKIIVFHKRRRQDSHKKQGHRQDYTTLLVKSIEANA; encoded by the coding sequence ATGTACGCGATTATCGAAACGGGCGGAAAACAGTTTCGGGTTGAAGAAGGCCTGAAAATTGATGTGGAAAAGCTCGCTGCTGAGCCCGGCGGCGAAATCGTTCTGGATAAGGTCCTGTTCCTCGACAAAGACGGTGGCCCGCTGGTTGGCGAACCGTATCTCGAAGGCGCCAAGGTGACCTGTGAAGTTGTCGAGCACGGTCGTGGTAAGAAGATCATCGTCTTCCACAAACGCCGCCGTCAGGATTCCCATAAAAAGCAAGGCCATCGTCAGGATTACACCACGCTGCTGGTGAAATCCATCGAGGCCAACGCCTAA
- the rpmA gene encoding 50S ribosomal protein L27, with protein MAHKKAGGSSRNGRDSAGQRRGVKRFGGQQVLAGNILVRQLGTKFHPGENVGMGRDYTLFAMADGVVKFEKYTRKKKVKTRISIVPANA; from the coding sequence ATGGCTCATAAAAAAGCAGGCGGGAGTTCTCGCAACGGACGCGACAGCGCCGGACAACGGCGGGGAGTCAAACGCTTCGGCGGCCAGCAGGTTCTCGCTGGTAACATCCTCGTTCGTCAGCTCGGCACCAAATTTCATCCTGGTGAAAACGTCGGCATGGGTCGGGATTACACCCTGTTCGCTATGGCCGACGGTGTCGTTAAATTCGAAAAATATACCCGCAAGAAAAAAGTCAAGACGCGCATCAGCATCGTTCCGGCCAACGCCTAA
- a CDS encoding tetratricopeptide repeat protein, whose translation MESVEMKRIFLVMAVIFILWGCATPYQKESVIGGFDETVLAPNVFKVTFQGNGFTSRERAKDYALLRCAEVCLDHGFKYFAIDEDNSYSKHSTIVVPGQTYGSYSGTTTARVTSSNKITAKTTGSLNTYTTPTIVNNIDKPKAVLTIVAFNDKNVVPRAFDATFLRNSMRAKYKIEDKEEKKQTPQRLGNSTNQTQTQKEPLESHQGNAAFQDLLGRAENGEAVAQSIITEKYYLGDGVVQDYEKAFFWGQKVAKQGDAHAQLLVGVMLHDGLGVHKNLEKAFYWSLQAAAQDDAMTQFFVGRMLCNGEGVAKDLKSGLRFLQLSANAGYVPAQYVLGGSYFFGQNGVTQNYIMAHAYLNLAASSGDEQSIKFLKLVTSKMTPEQIAQAQAMVTQWKPKM comes from the coding sequence ATGGAGAGTGTGGAAATGAAAAGAATATTCTTGGTTATGGCAGTGATTTTTATCTTGTGGGGATGTGCAACGCCATATCAGAAAGAGTCTGTTATTGGCGGGTTTGATGAAACTGTTCTTGCTCCAAATGTTTTTAAGGTCACATTTCAAGGAAATGGTTTCACATCACGGGAACGGGCAAAAGACTATGCCTTATTGCGCTGCGCTGAGGTTTGCTTGGACCATGGGTTTAAGTATTTCGCCATCGACGAAGACAACTCATATTCCAAACACAGCACGATTGTTGTTCCTGGCCAGACGTACGGCTCGTATTCTGGGACAACAACAGCTCGTGTTACATCAAGCAACAAGATCACAGCAAAGACGACTGGCAGCCTGAACACCTATACAACGCCAACGATTGTGAACAATATAGACAAGCCTAAAGCTGTCCTCACGATCGTTGCATTCAATGACAAAAACGTAGTGCCACGGGCTTTTGACGCTACCTTCTTGCGCAATTCAATGAGGGCAAAATACAAGATTGAGGACAAAGAAGAGAAGAAGCAGACTCCTCAAAGGCTTGGCAACTCCACGAATCAAACCCAAACGCAAAAGGAGCCTCTTGAATCTCATCAGGGAAATGCCGCATTTCAAGATTTGCTTGGGAGAGCGGAGAATGGAGAGGCAGTGGCTCAATCGATAATCACAGAAAAATACTATTTGGGGGACGGCGTCGTTCAGGATTATGAAAAGGCTTTCTTCTGGGGGCAAAAAGTTGCCAAACAAGGAGATGCACACGCCCAACTTCTTGTCGGAGTGATGCTTCATGATGGCTTGGGTGTACATAAAAATTTAGAAAAAGCATTCTATTGGTCCTTGCAAGCAGCCGCTCAAGACGATGCGATGACGCAGTTTTTTGTAGGAAGAATGCTTTGCAATGGAGAGGGGGTTGCTAAAGATTTAAAGAGTGGCCTACGTTTTCTCCAGTTGTCAGCCAATGCTGGATATGTTCCTGCCCAGTATGTTTTGGGAGGTTCCTATTTTTTTGGTCAAAATGGCGTGACGCAAAACTATATCATGGCACATGCATATTTAAATCTTGCGGCGTCTTCAGGGGATGAACAATCGATAAAGTTTCTCAAGCTTGTGACATCGAAGATGACTCCAGAACAAATAGCACAGGCGCAAGCCATGGTGACACAGTGGAAGCCGAAGATGTAA
- a CDS encoding iron-containing alcohol dehydrogenase family protein gives MNDATYISVPGLVRIKAGALARLGIYLHRGGHHHVLVLASQGLPESIVKTAQSGLDQEHIDIVSWNDITENAFEEAVTGFAQLPKKLDAIVGLGGGKALDMAKYMAFLAQLPYIAVPTSLSNDGFCSPQSSLTIQGKRRSLRSTLPCGVVIDIDICLAAPRILWLSGVGDLVSKLSAVYDWKLAFHNTGEHVNDLSALLSDATVLQFLARPQFNAQGMSLLGTALMLNGIAMEICGSSRPASGSEHLISHALDSMSARPRLHGLQVGVATYLMNRLQGQDPYTVDHLFKETGFWDAIRADPFSREEWLEAVRLAPSMKEDFFTVLSLRDCLPEVRVLIDTDPVLQGCFR, from the coding sequence ATGAACGACGCAACGTATATTTCCGTACCGGGGTTGGTTCGCATCAAAGCCGGAGCACTTGCTCGCCTGGGAATCTATTTACACCGCGGTGGTCACCATCACGTGCTGGTACTCGCAAGCCAGGGACTCCCGGAATCCATTGTGAAGACTGCACAATCAGGTCTGGATCAGGAACATATTGACATCGTCTCTTGGAATGACATCACTGAGAATGCATTTGAGGAAGCGGTCACCGGATTTGCGCAACTCCCCAAGAAGCTTGATGCTATTGTCGGGCTTGGTGGAGGCAAAGCATTGGATATGGCTAAATACATGGCGTTTTTGGCCCAACTTCCGTACATCGCCGTCCCCACATCCCTATCGAATGACGGCTTTTGTAGTCCACAGTCGAGTCTGACGATTCAAGGAAAACGACGCTCTCTTCGCTCAACTCTACCGTGTGGAGTGGTGATTGATATCGACATTTGCCTTGCAGCGCCGCGTATTCTCTGGCTGTCTGGGGTGGGAGATCTTGTCTCGAAATTGTCAGCCGTATACGACTGGAAACTCGCCTTCCACAATACCGGTGAACACGTCAACGATCTGTCGGCTCTTTTATCCGATGCAACGGTTCTGCAGTTTCTCGCCCGCCCCCAATTCAATGCCCAGGGAATGAGCCTGCTGGGTACGGCGCTGATGCTGAATGGTATAGCTATGGAAATCTGCGGCTCATCACGACCGGCGAGTGGGAGCGAACACCTGATTTCCCATGCCCTTGACTCTATGTCGGCTCGGCCGCGTCTTCATGGTTTGCAGGTGGGTGTAGCAACCTATCTTATGAATCGGCTTCAAGGACAGGACCCGTACACGGTAGATCATCTTTTCAAAGAAACCGGCTTTTGGGATGCAATCCGAGCTGACCCCTTTTCGCGAGAAGAATGGCTTGAGGCCGTTCGTCTCGCGCCAAGCATGAAAGAGGATTTCTTTACGGTTCTTTCTTTGCGCGATTGTCTACCCGAAGTACGTGTCCTCATCGACACCGATCCTGTGTTGCAAGGGTGCTTCAGGTAA
- a CDS encoding HAD-IB family phosphatase, with protein sequence MSQNVLVSDFDGTMTANEFYLLVAERVLPADALTPWEDYRAGKITHFTALQRIFGRIRTSEEELEALARDMQPDPGLADALQRLHRAGWEVVVASAGCDWYIRRILKMIGVTLKVYSNPGVYDPSNGSLRMRMPPDSPFTCAETGVDKAALVRFYREQGATVAFAGDGYPDLPAALEVPESMRFARNALVEALEKQGESYRPFTVWSDVAEGILTEGEYP encoded by the coding sequence ATGTCACAAAATGTTTTGGTTAGCGATTTCGATGGTACCATGACCGCCAATGAGTTTTATCTTCTCGTTGCCGAACGGGTATTGCCAGCAGATGCACTGACCCCGTGGGAAGACTATCGGGCTGGAAAAATAACTCATTTTACGGCACTCCAGCGTATTTTTGGCCGTATTCGAACTTCAGAAGAAGAACTTGAAGCCTTAGCGCGTGATATGCAACCCGATCCTGGCTTGGCTGACGCGTTGCAACGGCTTCATCGGGCGGGCTGGGAGGTCGTCGTCGCATCGGCTGGATGCGATTGGTATATTCGGCGTATTCTGAAAATGATTGGAGTTACATTGAAAGTCTACTCAAATCCCGGCGTGTATGATCCGTCCAATGGGTCGTTACGTATGAGAATGCCTCCAGACTCTCCCTTTACGTGTGCTGAAACTGGCGTGGATAAGGCTGCTCTCGTTCGCTTCTATCGTGAGCAAGGGGCGACTGTGGCGTTTGCCGGAGACGGATACCCTGATTTGCCAGCAGCATTGGAGGTGCCGGAATCAATGCGGTTTGCGCGAAATGCGCTTGTTGAGGCCCTGGAAAAACAAGGGGAATCGTACCGTCCTTTTACAGTGTGGAGCGATGTTGCCGAAGGCATACTCACAGAAGGAGAATATCCATGA
- a CDS encoding radical SAM protein, with translation MKDKAFHEYFNIDKIRDLAKHNQIATYENRPEDLKFHQVSIELERKCNLACQGCFAHMDRDNTYQKLDFDEIIQTIDFAKNRGATLLVLAGAGEPTLDNNFKEIVQYTYNKSMSTILFTNGTTLDESLAHFIFDHDVSVVVKKYAVDDKKHDFLIGKEGLSIKMQQGFDTLLNVKQERKQIGEKVSGVAIDCYISKNNIDDVKEVLRFSRINKVDPHIDAFITSNNDDLSSLSLNQNELNDLLEELKEIDSLEYGIDTTLHPGSRVYGVHPCMKNKVNFSVLTNGDVRDCVCGDHLLGNIRENSLDEIFNTVNAELHNTTCCCSLNYQPNI, from the coding sequence ATGAAAGACAAAGCATTTCACGAATATTTCAACATCGACAAAATTAGGGATCTTGCAAAACACAACCAAATCGCAACATACGAAAATCGACCTGAAGATTTAAAATTCCACCAAGTTTCTATAGAGCTAGAAAGGAAATGTAACCTTGCCTGCCAAGGGTGCTTTGCACACATGGACAGAGATAATACGTACCAAAAACTTGATTTTGACGAGATTATTCAAACGATTGATTTCGCTAAAAACAGGGGGGCAACTCTACTCGTTCTTGCTGGTGCAGGAGAGCCTACTCTCGACAACAATTTCAAAGAAATTGTCCAATATACATACAATAAATCAATGTCGACTATTCTGTTCACCAACGGAACGACATTAGACGAAAGTCTTGCACATTTTATTTTTGACCATGATGTAAGTGTCGTCGTTAAAAAATACGCTGTTGACGACAAAAAGCATGACTTTCTTATTGGAAAAGAAGGCCTAAGTATTAAGATGCAACAAGGATTTGACACATTACTCAATGTAAAACAAGAAAGAAAACAGATTGGAGAAAAAGTTTCAGGTGTAGCAATCGATTGTTACATATCAAAAAACAACATAGACGATGTAAAAGAAGTTCTAAGATTTTCAAGAATTAACAAAGTAGACCCTCATATTGATGCATTTATAACATCAAATAACGACGACTTATCATCATTATCTCTAAATCAGAATGAGCTGAATGACCTACTTGAAGAACTCAAAGAAATCGACTCTTTGGAATATGGTATAGATACGACATTGCATCCTGGATCAAGAGTATACGGAGTGCATCCGTGTATGAAGAACAAAGTCAACTTTTCAGTCCTCACCAATGGCGATGTCCGTGATTGCGTATGTGGCGACCATTTACTCGGGAATATACGAGAGAATAGCCTCGATGAAATATTCAACACAGTAAACGCTGAACTCCACAACACGACATGTTGTTGTTCACTAAATTACCAGCCCAATATATAG
- a CDS encoding MFS transporter: MNKTLLFLLFIGHVAIDVSQGAFPVIAAKQKELFQLSYFQVGLMMTALNITSSVIQPAFGHIADRFRTQWFIPGGILWTMVAMGLLGWAPNYISAILLVGFAGLGSAAFHPTAMMAAFLASGAKRGFGAALFSTAGSLGYALGPMLGSFLVLGFGLHATSGLIPIGVVLFIALVFYQYHAARNDRPKKSHPSHTPQQSTAAIPWFSVSCVCCIVILRSWVYVSVITYLPLLLQTQNIQLEIGSIILTIFLTSGVVASLYGGYLSDRIGRPKVIICSLLLFTVFSSLMLMSKGPWLWILAGASGGALFASLSVTIVLTQELLPNNLGLASGLVLGLSFGIGASGTAITGFLADHFGLSTTFWILAFAPILAAGLVAFVKVPAKHRAK; this comes from the coding sequence ATGAATAAAACACTACTATTTCTATTGTTTATCGGGCATGTTGCAATTGATGTCTCTCAAGGAGCTTTTCCGGTCATAGCGGCAAAACAGAAAGAGCTCTTTCAATTGAGCTATTTTCAGGTTGGCCTCATGATGACGGCTCTCAATATCACCTCTTCTGTCATTCAACCGGCTTTCGGGCATATAGCCGATCGATTTCGAACGCAGTGGTTCATTCCCGGAGGAATCTTATGGACAATGGTGGCCATGGGACTCCTTGGATGGGCTCCGAATTATATTTCGGCAATACTCTTGGTTGGATTCGCAGGACTCGGGTCTGCCGCGTTTCACCCCACCGCCATGATGGCTGCATTTCTGGCAAGTGGCGCAAAACGAGGATTCGGAGCTGCCCTGTTTTCCACAGCAGGCAGCCTGGGATACGCGTTAGGCCCCATGCTGGGGAGCTTTCTCGTCCTGGGGTTCGGGCTCCATGCCACATCAGGCCTTATCCCGATTGGTGTTGTGCTGTTTATCGCCCTGGTCTTTTACCAGTATCATGCTGCACGAAACGATCGGCCGAAAAAGAGTCATCCATCTCATACCCCACAGCAATCAACAGCAGCTATTCCGTGGTTCTCGGTCAGTTGCGTATGTTGTATCGTGATATTACGATCATGGGTCTATGTGAGCGTCATTACCTACTTACCCCTCCTGCTCCAAACACAAAATATTCAACTCGAAATCGGAAGTATTATATTAACGATATTTCTAACCAGCGGCGTCGTCGCCAGCCTCTATGGCGGATACCTCTCTGATAGAATAGGACGTCCGAAAGTCATCATCTGTTCTTTGCTTCTCTTTACAGTCTTTTCATCCCTGATGCTGATGTCTAAGGGGCCATGGCTTTGGATTTTAGCCGGTGCATCTGGAGGTGCTCTTTTTGCATCTTTATCCGTTACCATTGTCCTAACCCAAGAATTGCTCCCCAATAACCTTGGACTGGCGTCCGGCCTGGTTCTGGGATTGAGCTTCGGAATTGGCGCATCAGGAACGGCCATTACCGGATTTCTTGCCGATCATTTCGGATTGTCCACCACGTTCTGGATACTCGCGTTTGCACCAATCCTTGCCGCAGGCCTAGTGGCCTTCGTCAAAGTACCAGCAAAGCACCGCGCAAAATAG
- a CDS encoding AraC family transcriptional regulator — MNTAENFLNLDRIYIPLSRHAYFNTNSPDDVNAALYNNFHNGHIDVFNKNKFKMVYNFINIGNISLNAAASSSGFHIHADSDINSFVLIIVSHGELQVRAKNTSLYSVPNERACLLDFEQPCVIAVNTFYNNMTVRFNRLATEHMLEKLTGKPLRTRLRFTNQIDLSQPGPKRLLTLINQITTFFEQDEELIQEHLLVAQYEQLLFTAFLTCLEHNAHSSLYAAQPSAPPKVVGLVENFIEANADKPLNLGDLADLTGMSARSIQLAFKKHRGYSPSQFLRQCRLTRARDMLRNATPGTTVLSVSLACGFGSQSFFCRLYRERFGEKPSETAAKS, encoded by the coding sequence ATGAACACGGCAGAAAACTTTCTCAATCTTGATCGTATTTATATACCACTTTCCAGGCATGCATACTTTAATACAAACAGCCCTGACGACGTCAATGCTGCTCTCTATAATAATTTTCACAATGGGCATATTGATGTTTTCAACAAGAATAAGTTCAAAATGGTTTATAATTTCATAAATATTGGAAACATATCGCTTAATGCTGCCGCATCATCATCTGGATTTCATATCCATGCCGATAGCGATATAAACAGTTTTGTTCTGATCATTGTATCACATGGAGAACTGCAAGTACGAGCAAAAAACACATCGTTATATAGTGTCCCCAACGAGCGAGCCTGTCTCCTCGACTTCGAACAGCCTTGCGTTATTGCAGTCAATACTTTTTACAACAATATGACCGTGCGCTTTAACCGCCTCGCCACCGAACATATGCTGGAAAAACTCACCGGCAAGCCATTGCGCACACGACTCCGTTTCACCAATCAAATTGATTTGTCACAACCCGGCCCCAAACGGCTTTTAACTCTCATCAACCAGATAACAACGTTCTTTGAGCAAGATGAAGAACTCATCCAGGAGCATTTGCTCGTTGCTCAATACGAACAGCTCCTTTTCACCGCCTTCTTGACCTGCCTGGAACATAATGCACACAGTTCTCTCTACGCGGCGCAGCCATCAGCCCCACCCAAAGTGGTCGGTCTGGTCGAAAACTTCATTGAAGCCAACGCCGACAAACCGCTCAATCTTGGCGACCTGGCCGACCTCACAGGAATGAGTGCCCGTTCTATCCAGTTAGCTTTCAAAAAGCATCGTGGCTACTCTCCCTCACAATTTCTCCGACAATGTCGCTTGACTCGGGCTCGGGATATGTTGCGCAACGCCACACCAGGTACAACGGTACTCTCCGTGTCCCTCGCCTGCGGCTTCGGCTCACAAAGTTTTTTTTGTCGCCTTTACCGAGAACGTTTTGGAGAAAAACCATCTGAAACCGCCGCCAAATCCTAA